The Aequorivita sublithincola DSM 14238 genome window below encodes:
- a CDS encoding T9SS type A sorting domain-containing protein, whose product MKTLLLFLIGIVSLVSFGQDGSLDTSFGNGGYVIKDLFEKTNYASVVRQQADGKLILGGLSDVNGNDESSFLRYNPDGSLDTSFASDGVLTTDLQSNLALNFQQNGNLIVSGTLYSTSNMGVIRYFIDGTIDPSFATNGVLTPNLPIGKLSKINVMDDDSILLTGSSYDSNTFSIIFQKYLPNGTLDTSFGTNGTLVNEIGSTSFIVENVKTNSNNTYIIAVENSETNFQVIISKFSPDYILDQDFGTSGVSAFNFGPTIYFPIKKADFDIFGDGSIYIAGGHGICQDVYTSFHAKLKPNGEKDPTFGDNGVKILASTDYLAEQVVIQENNRILISGTYFNCFEWFFVTISRYFSGGFEDPSFNLEDTYQEISFDSMQLLADGKIIMAGTTPWYTGSFGSDFAIVRYNNTVLGVPEFKNQNITVYPNPFNGIFTVQNNFTSEKETYQITDITGKTIDIGELDSEQTQIDLSSAQSGLYFLKTSNGVFRLLKN is encoded by the coding sequence ATGAAAACACTTTTACTTTTTTTAATAGGAATAGTTTCACTTGTTTCTTTTGGGCAGGATGGGAGTCTGGATACTTCTTTTGGCAATGGTGGTTATGTAATAAAAGATTTGTTTGAGAAAACCAATTATGCGAGCGTTGTGAGGCAACAAGCCGATGGAAAATTAATCTTAGGCGGTCTTTCAGATGTAAATGGTAATGATGAAAGTTCTTTTTTACGATATAATCCAGACGGTAGTTTGGATACTTCATTTGCTAGTGATGGAGTTTTGACGACTGACTTACAATCTAATTTAGCACTAAATTTTCAACAGAACGGTAATCTTATCGTTAGTGGCACATTGTATTCAACATCCAATATGGGTGTAATTCGATATTTTATAGATGGTACCATTGATCCTTCTTTTGCTACAAATGGTGTGCTAACACCCAATTTACCCATAGGGAAATTATCTAAAATTAATGTAATGGATGATGATAGTATCCTTTTAACTGGTTCTTCCTATGATAGCAATACTTTCTCAATAATTTTTCAAAAATATCTTCCAAATGGTACTTTGGATACAAGTTTTGGTACAAATGGTACTCTGGTAAATGAAATTGGATCTACTTCTTTTATTGTTGAAAATGTAAAAACAAATTCAAATAATACGTACATAATAGCTGTGGAGAATTCCGAGACAAATTTCCAAGTCATAATTTCAAAATTTTCGCCCGACTATATTTTAGATCAAGATTTTGGAACAAGTGGTGTTAGTGCCTTTAATTTTGGCCCCACAATATATTTTCCAATAAAAAAAGCAGACTTCGATATTTTTGGTGATGGCAGCATATACATAGCTGGAGGTCATGGAATTTGTCAGGATGTTTACACCTCTTTTCACGCAAAATTAAAACCGAATGGAGAAAAAGACCCAACTTTTGGAGATAATGGTGTTAAAATTTTGGCATCCACCGATTATTTGGCGGAGCAAGTAGTAATTCAGGAGAATAACCGCATCCTAATTTCAGGAACCTATTTCAATTGTTTTGAATGGTTTTTTGTAACTATTTCAAGATATTTTTCAGGTGGCTTTGAAGATCCTTCTTTTAATTTGGAAGATACATACCAAGAAATATCCTTTGATAGTATGCAATTATTGGCAGACGGTAAAATTATAATGGCAGGAACTACACCTTGGTATACTGGAAGTTTTGGTTCCGATTTCGCAATTGTCCGCTATAATAATACAGTACTCGGAGTACCTGAATTTAAAAACCAAAACATAACTGTTTACCCAAACCCTTTCAACGGAATTTTCACAGTTCAAAACAATTTTACTTCAGAAAAAGAAACATACCAAATCACAGATATAACTGGAAAAACTATTGACATAGGTGAATTGGACAGCGAGCAAACCCAGATTGATCTGTCTTCGGCTCAAAGCGGATTGTATTTT